The genomic stretch TGGCGTCAACTGCCATCGCGGTGGTCGGCGTTTCAAATATTATCATCTATAACGCCTGGGCCCTGTTTTCGGGGTTGGGCAACACGGTCAATTACCTGGTGGCGCAAAATTTCGGGGCGCAAACGATGCGGCAAGGCGTTGAGCGCACCTGGATTACATTGTACTACTGTTTGGGAGTAAGCGTCGTTGTGATGTGCGGCGCGATTTTTGCCGGAAGCATTTTGCGCTTTGTCGGTTCGGCGGTGTTGGCGGAAGCGGGCACGGCCTATTTGCGGTTTCGCTTTGCCGCTCTCGTGTTTGGTCTGTTCAGTTTTGTTTTTCACGGTTTTTTTCGCGGCATCGGCGATACGAGAACTCCGGCGGTGCTGTCTTTTCTGGGCTGCGGCGTGATGATCTTTTTCACTTATGTTCTGACGTATGGCAAGCTGGGATTCCCGGAAATGGGGCTGCAAGGCGCCGGCTGGGCGTTTTTGCTTGGCGAGCTGTTGGGGTTTTTCGGCTGCCTTTATGTATATTTTATTCGTCTACACAAACGTTTCCAAACACGGCGGCGCACCGCCTTTAACAAGCCGGAAGCGCGGCTTATATTGCGGGAGAGCGGCAAGCTGGGCTTGCAGGAGTTTGCCATGAGCATCTCCATGTTTATTTTTACCGCCTTTGTCGGCAGGCTCGGCATCGATGCGCTTGCCGCGAATGAAGTGGCGTTGAATGTCATGTCGCTGGGCTTTATGCCCGCGTTTGCATTCAGTTCGACGGCGACGATCCTGGTCGGGCAGGAAGTCGGCAAAGGCAAGCCTCTGGCAGGGCGGAGATTCGGCACGCACACGGCTGTTATCGGCAGTTTGTTTTTGCTTGCTTTGGGTATTGGCGAATTTATTTTGGCCGACCGGATCGGGCAATTTTATACGACGAACCGCGATGTGGCGGCGTTGGCGGCTGATTTGATCCGCATTTCCGCCTTTATGCAGCTGTTTGACGGACTTTTCAATTACTATGCCGGCGGCTTGCGCGGCATCGGCGATACGGCGTTTTTGCTGAAAGCCGCGGTTATGACAAGTTTGGCGTTCTTCGTGCCGCTCACTTATGTGCTTACTTTTCTGTTTGATCTGGGCAGCATTGGGGCCTGGATATCCCTGTACGTTTACTTGACGGTGTTGGGTTTGACGCTTTTGATTCGCTTTTATCGCACCGATTGGCTGCAGGTAAAGGCCAAAAACGTTGCGCTTTAACCAGCATAGCCTTTAGGAGGTAACGGCATGTCTTTGTTGGCAAAATTCAGCCTGAAAAACCCGGTGGCCATATTGCTTTTGATTTTGCTTGTCATTTCCGGCGGAATCTATTCATCCACCAGGTTTCAGGAAGAGTCGATGCCGGACATTTCGATTCCCTATTTGTTTGTGACGGCGGTTTACCCCGGTTCGACGCCGCAGGAGTCGCAAAATGAAGTGGCGATTCCGTTGGCGAACGCGCTTAAGCATATTCCCGGCGTAAAAACGGTGATGACCAACTCCGCCAGCGGTGTGGCCACCATCAGTCTCGAATTTGGCTTTGACGCCGATATGGATGAAAAAAAGGACGAAATTGAAGAAGCGATTGCGGCTGTCAAGCTGCCGGCGCAGGTGGAGCGCCCGACGGTCAGCAAAATTTCCTTTTCCAGCGGGCCCATGATGTATTTGTCCGTTACCGCGGAAAAAGGCGCCGACATGAACGATTTGCAGGAAATTGTGGCGGGGAAAATCGTCCCTGCGCTGCAAGGGCTGGATGGCGTCGGCAAAGTGCAAACGCTCGGGCTTTTGTCCGACAATGTTTTTATCCGTCTGGACGCCGCCAAAATGAGAGCGGCGGGTATCTCCTATGGGCAGGTCAGCCAGGTGCTGCAAGCGATGAATGTATCCATTCCGGCAGGCGTCGCGTCGTTTGGCGACATGCGGGTGCCGGTTATGGTAACCGGGCGGATGACCGATATCAACGAATTGAAGCGGCTCGTCATAAACCCGCAGCCTCTGGTCAGGCTTGCCGACATTGCCGATGTCCGGGTCGGCGCGGATGCGCCGGA from Bacilli bacterium encodes the following:
- a CDS encoding MATE family efflux transporter → MGKRLLFNPWGIILRLALPSVVSFATMTLTGTINLIMVGHLASTAIAVVGVSNIIIYNAWALFSGLGNTVNYLVAQNFGAQTMRQGVERTWITLYYCLGVSVVVMCGAIFAGSILRFVGSAVLAEAGTAYLRFRFAALVFGLFSFVFHGFFRGIGDTRTPAVLSFLGCGVMIFFTYVLTYGKLGFPEMGLQGAGWAFLLGELLGFFGCLYVYFIRLHKRFQTRRRTAFNKPEARLILRESGKLGLQEFAMSISMFIFTAFVGRLGIDALAANEVALNVMSLGFMPAFAFSSTATILVGQEVGKGKPLAGRRFGTHTAVIGSLFLLALGIGEFILADRIGQFYTTNRDVAALAADLIRISAFMQLFDGLFNYYAGGLRGIGDTAFLLKAAVMTSLAFFVPLTYVLTFLFDLGSIGAWISLYVYLTVLGLTLLIRFYRTDWLQVKAKNVAL